From Equus asinus isolate D_3611 breed Donkey chromosome 14, EquAss-T2T_v2, whole genome shotgun sequence, one genomic window encodes:
- the ELN gene encoding elastin isoform X6 — MAGLTATALRPGVLLLLLSIVHPSQPGGVPGAVPGGVPGGVFFPGAGLGGLGVGALGPGGKPAKAGVGGLAGIAPGAGAVVPQPGAGVGVGAGAVGKPGKVPGVGLPGVYPGGVLPGIGARFPGVGVLPGVPTGAGVKPKVPGGGGAFAGIPGVGPFGVQQPGVPLGYPIKAPKLPGGYGLPYSTGKLPFGYGPGGVAGAAGKAGYPTGTGVGPAAAAAAAKAAKFGAAGAGVLPGVGVGGAGIPGVPGAIPGIGGIAGVGAPAAAAKAAAKAAKYGAAGVGVPGVGVPGVGVPGVGVPGVGVPGVGVPGVGVPGVGVPGVGVPGVGVPGVVGPGAVSPAAAAKAAAKAAKFGARAGVGVGGIPTFGVPGYGVGVGAGVPGAAISPEAQAAAAAKAAKFGAGAAGALGGLVPGAGVAVPGVPGVAGVPGVVTPAAAAAAKAAAKAAQFGLAPGVGVAPGVVPGIGLGPGGVAGVGVPAAAKTPAQAAAKAQYWAGAGLPAGVPGLGVGAAVPGLGVGVGVPGLGAGAVPGPLAAAKAAKYAPAGVGALGDAGALAGVGVPGGLAGAGPAAAKAAAKAAQFGLGGAAGLGVPDLGVAGLGAGVVPGVAGLGGVSPAAAAKAAKYGAAGLGGVLGVTRPFPGAGVAARPGFGLSPIFPGAGAGGLGVGGKPPKAFGGALGALGYPGGACLGKACGRKRK; from the exons ATGGCGGGTCTGACAGCTACAGCCCTGCGGCCCGGagtcctcctgctcctgctgtcCATCGTCCACCCCTCGCAGCCTGGAG gGGTCCCAGGGGCCGTTCCTGGTGGAGTCCCAGGAGGAGTCTTTTTCCCAG gGGCTGGTCTCGGAGGCCTGGGAGTAGGAG CACTGGGACCTGGAGGCAAACCAGCCAAGGCAG GTGTTGGCGGGCTCGCGGGCATCGCCCCTGGGGCAG GTGCGGTGGTGCCTCAGCCCGGGGCAGGAGTGGGAGTCGGAGCCGGCGCCGTAGGGAAGCCTGGGAAAGTGCCCG GTGTGGGGCTACCAGGTGTATACCCAGGTGGAGTGCTCCCAGGCATAG GAGCTCGGTTCCCGGGTGTGGGAGTGCTCCCTGGGGTTCCCACTGGAGCAGGAGTCAAACCCAAGGTCCCAG GTGGAGGTGGAGCTTTTGCTGGAATCCCAG GAGTTGGACCCTTTGGGGTACAGCAGCCTGGAGTCCCACTGGGGTACCCCATCAAGGCACCCAAGCTGCCAG GTGGCTATGGACTGCCTTACAGCACTGGGAAGCTGCCCTTTG GCTATGGGCCCGGAGGAGTGGCTGGTGCAGCGGGCAAGGCTGGGTACCCGACAGGGACAG gagTTGgtccagctgcagcagcagcggcagctaAAGCAGCAAAGTTTG GTGCCGCAGGAGCCGGAGTTCTCCCGGGCGTTGGTGTTGGAGGTGCCGGCATTCCTGGGGTACCCGGTGCAATTCCTGGGATTGGAGGCATCGCAG GGGTCGgggctccagctgctgctgcaaagGCGGCTGCTAAGGCAGCCAAATATG GAGCTGCTGGAGTTGGAGTCCCTGGCGTTGGCGTCCCTGGCGTTGGCGTCCCTGGCGTTGGCGTCCCTGGTGTTGGGGTCCCTGGCGTTGGCGTCCCTGGTGTTGGGGTCCCTGGTGTTGGGGTCCCTGGCGTTGGGGTCCCTGGTGTTGGAGTCCCAGGCGTTGTTGGACCAG GGGCTGTGTCACCAGCTGCAGCTGCTAAAGCAGCCGCCAAAGCAGCCAAATTTG gCGCTAGAGCCGGAGTGGGAGTTGGAGGCATTCCCACTTTCGGGGTTCCTGGCTATGGTGTCGGTGTCGGAGCCGGTGTTCCTGGAGCTGCCATTTCCC CTGAAGCCCAGGCAGCAGCCGCCGCCAAGGCAGCCAAGTTTG GTGCTGGTGCAGCAGGAGCCCTAGGAGGGCTGGTGCCAGGTGCCGGAGTCGCAGTTCCAGGCGTGCCGGGCGTTGCAGGGGTGCCAG GAGTAGTGACCCCAGCAGCTGCCGCAGCCGCCAAGGCTGCCGCGAAAGCCGCTCAGTTTG GGTTAGCCCCCGGTGTTGGCGTGGCTCCTGGCGTGGTCCCCGGCATTGGCCTTGGCCCAGGCGGTGTTGCAG GAGTAGGGGTCCCGGCTGCAGCTAAAACTCCTGCTCAGGCTGCCGCCAAAGCCCAGTATT GGGCCGGGGCCGGGCTTCCTGCCGGTGTTCCTGGACTCGGAGTTGGTGCTGCTGTTCCCGGACTTGGAGTTGGTGTTGGTGTTCCTGGCCTTGGGGCAGGTGCAG TACCTGGACCCCTGGCCGCAGCTAAAGCAGCCAAATATG cACCAGCAGGGGTCGGGGCCCTCGGAGATGCTGGGGCTCTTGCCGGAGTAGGGGTCCCGGGCGGTCTGGCAG GAGCCGGACCTGCTGCCGCCAAAGCTGCTGCCAAAGCTGCCCAGTTTG GCCTCGGGGGAGCCGCGGGACTCGGAGTCCCGGACCTGGGAGTTGCAGGACTTGGGGCTGGTGTTGTCCCAGGGGTTGCAGGCCTGGGAG GTGTGTCTCCAGCTGCAGCTGCTAAAGCAGCCAAATATG GTGCCGCTGGCCTTGGAGGTGTCCTAGGGGTCACCAGGCCATTCCCAGGTGCAG GAGTTGCAGCAAGACCTGGCTTCGGATTGTCTCCCATTTTCCCAG GTGCCGGAGCCGGGGGCCTGGGAGTTGGTG GCAAACCTCCCAAGGCCTTCGGAGGGGCCCTGGGAGCCCTGGGATACCCAG GTGGAGCCTGCCTGGGGAAAGCCTGTGGCCGGAAGAGAAAGTGA
- the ELN gene encoding elastin isoform X1 — MAGLTATALRPGVLLLLLSIVHPSQPGGVPGAVPGGVPGGVFFPGAGLGGLGVGALGPGGKPAKAGVGGLAGIAPGAGLGAFPAGAFPGALVPGGVAGAAAAYKAAKAGAVVPQPGAGVGVGAGAVGKPGKVPGVGLPGVYPGGVLPGIGARFPGVGVLPGVPTGAGVKPKVPGGGGAFAGIPGVGPFGVQQPGVPLGYPIKAPKLPGGYGLPYSTGKLPFGYGPGGVAGAAGKAGYPTGTGVGPAAAAAAAKAAKFGAAGAGVLPGVGVGGAGIPGVPGAIPGIGGIAGVGAPAAAAKAAAKAAKYGAAGVGVPGVGVPGVGVPGVGVPGVGVPGVGVPGVGVPGVGVPGVGVPGVGVPGVVGPGAVSPAAAAKAAAKAAKFGARAGVGVGGIPTFGVPGYGVGVGAGVPGAAISPEAQAAAAAKAAKFGAGAAGALGGLVPGAGVAVPGVPGVAGVPGVVTPAAAAAAKAAAKAAQFGLAPGVGVAPGVVPGIGLGPGGVAGVGVPAAAKTPAQAAAKAQYWAGAGLPAGVPGLGVGAAVPGLGVGVGVPGLGAGAVPGPLAAAKAAKYAPAGVGALGDAGALAGVGVPGGLAGAGPAAAKAAAKAAQFGLGGAAGLGVPDLGVAGLGAGVVPGVAGLGGVSPAAAAKAAKYGAAGLGGVLGVTRPFPGAGVAARPGFGLSPIFPGAGAGGLGVGGKPPKAFGGALGALGYPGGACLGKACGRKRK, encoded by the exons ATGGCGGGTCTGACAGCTACAGCCCTGCGGCCCGGagtcctcctgctcctgctgtcCATCGTCCACCCCTCGCAGCCTGGAG gGGTCCCAGGGGCCGTTCCTGGTGGAGTCCCAGGAGGAGTCTTTTTCCCAG gGGCTGGTCTCGGAGGCCTGGGAGTAGGAG CACTGGGACCTGGAGGCAAACCAGCCAAGGCAG GTGTTGGCGGGCTCGCGGGCATCGCCCCTGGGGCAG ggCTTGGGGCCTTTCCTGCAGGCGCCTTCCCGGGTGCTCTGGTGCCTGGTGGAGTGGCTGGTGCTGCTGCAGCCTATAAAGCTGCCAAGGCTG GTGCGGTGGTGCCTCAGCCCGGGGCAGGAGTGGGAGTCGGAGCCGGCGCCGTAGGGAAGCCTGGGAAAGTGCCCG GTGTGGGGCTACCAGGTGTATACCCAGGTGGAGTGCTCCCAGGCATAG GAGCTCGGTTCCCGGGTGTGGGAGTGCTCCCTGGGGTTCCCACTGGAGCAGGAGTCAAACCCAAGGTCCCAG GTGGAGGTGGAGCTTTTGCTGGAATCCCAG GAGTTGGACCCTTTGGGGTACAGCAGCCTGGAGTCCCACTGGGGTACCCCATCAAGGCACCCAAGCTGCCAG GTGGCTATGGACTGCCTTACAGCACTGGGAAGCTGCCCTTTG GCTATGGGCCCGGAGGAGTGGCTGGTGCAGCGGGCAAGGCTGGGTACCCGACAGGGACAG gagTTGgtccagctgcagcagcagcggcagctaAAGCAGCAAAGTTTG GTGCCGCAGGAGCCGGAGTTCTCCCGGGCGTTGGTGTTGGAGGTGCCGGCATTCCTGGGGTACCCGGTGCAATTCCTGGGATTGGAGGCATCGCAG GGGTCGgggctccagctgctgctgcaaagGCGGCTGCTAAGGCAGCCAAATATG GAGCTGCTGGAGTTGGAGTCCCTGGCGTTGGCGTCCCTGGCGTTGGCGTCCCTGGCGTTGGCGTCCCTGGTGTTGGGGTCCCTGGCGTTGGCGTCCCTGGTGTTGGGGTCCCTGGTGTTGGGGTCCCTGGCGTTGGGGTCCCTGGTGTTGGAGTCCCAGGCGTTGTTGGACCAG GGGCTGTGTCACCAGCTGCAGCTGCTAAAGCAGCCGCCAAAGCAGCCAAATTTG gCGCTAGAGCCGGAGTGGGAGTTGGAGGCATTCCCACTTTCGGGGTTCCTGGCTATGGTGTCGGTGTCGGAGCCGGTGTTCCTGGAGCTGCCATTTCCC CTGAAGCCCAGGCAGCAGCCGCCGCCAAGGCAGCCAAGTTTG GTGCTGGTGCAGCAGGAGCCCTAGGAGGGCTGGTGCCAGGTGCCGGAGTCGCAGTTCCAGGCGTGCCGGGCGTTGCAGGGGTGCCAG GAGTAGTGACCCCAGCAGCTGCCGCAGCCGCCAAGGCTGCCGCGAAAGCCGCTCAGTTTG GGTTAGCCCCCGGTGTTGGCGTGGCTCCTGGCGTGGTCCCCGGCATTGGCCTTGGCCCAGGCGGTGTTGCAG GAGTAGGGGTCCCGGCTGCAGCTAAAACTCCTGCTCAGGCTGCCGCCAAAGCCCAGTATT GGGCCGGGGCCGGGCTTCCTGCCGGTGTTCCTGGACTCGGAGTTGGTGCTGCTGTTCCCGGACTTGGAGTTGGTGTTGGTGTTCCTGGCCTTGGGGCAGGTGCAG TACCTGGACCCCTGGCCGCAGCTAAAGCAGCCAAATATG cACCAGCAGGGGTCGGGGCCCTCGGAGATGCTGGGGCTCTTGCCGGAGTAGGGGTCCCGGGCGGTCTGGCAG GAGCCGGACCTGCTGCCGCCAAAGCTGCTGCCAAAGCTGCCCAGTTTG GCCTCGGGGGAGCCGCGGGACTCGGAGTCCCGGACCTGGGAGTTGCAGGACTTGGGGCTGGTGTTGTCCCAGGGGTTGCAGGCCTGGGAG GTGTGTCTCCAGCTGCAGCTGCTAAAGCAGCCAAATATG GTGCCGCTGGCCTTGGAGGTGTCCTAGGGGTCACCAGGCCATTCCCAGGTGCAG GAGTTGCAGCAAGACCTGGCTTCGGATTGTCTCCCATTTTCCCAG GTGCCGGAGCCGGGGGCCTGGGAGTTGGTG GCAAACCTCCCAAGGCCTTCGGAGGGGCCCTGGGAGCCCTGGGATACCCAG GTGGAGCCTGCCTGGGGAAAGCCTGTGGCCGGAAGAGAAAGTGA
- the ELN gene encoding elastin isoform X5: MAGLTATALRPGVLLLLLSIVHPSQPGGVPGAVPGGVPGGVFFPGAGLGGLGVGALGPGGKPAKAGVGGLAGIAPGAGLGAFPAGAFPGALVPGGVAGAAAAYKAAKAGAVVPQPGAGVGVGAGAVGKPGKVPGVGLPGVYPGGVLPGIGARFPGVGVLPGVPTGAGVKPKVPGGGGAFAGIPGVGPFGVQQPGVPLGYPIKAPKLPGYGPGGVAGAAGKAGYPTGTGVGPAAAAAAAKAAKFGAAGAGVLPGVGVGGAGIPGVPGAIPGIGGIAGVGAPAAAAKAAAKAAKYGAAGVGVPGVGVPGVGVPGVGVPGVGVPGVGVPGVGVPGVGVPGVGVPGVGVPGVVGPGAVSPAAAAKAAAKAAKFGARAGVGVGGIPTFGVPGYGVGVGAGVPGAAISPEAQAAAAAKAAKFGAGAAGALGGLVPGAGVAVPGVPGVAGVPGVVTPAAAAAAKAAAKAAQFGLAPGVGVAPGVVPGIGLGPGGVAGVGVPAAAKTPAQAAAKAQYWAGAGLPAGVPGLGVGAAVPGLGVGVGVPGLGAGAVPGPLAAAKAAKYAPAGVGALGDAGALAGVGVPGGLAGAGPAAAKAAAKAAQFGLGGAAGLGVPDLGVAGLGAGVVPGVAGLGGVSPAAAAKAAKYGAAGLGGVLGVTRPFPGAGAGAGGLGVGGKPPKAFGGALGALGYPGGACLGKACGRKRK, encoded by the exons ATGGCGGGTCTGACAGCTACAGCCCTGCGGCCCGGagtcctcctgctcctgctgtcCATCGTCCACCCCTCGCAGCCTGGAG gGGTCCCAGGGGCCGTTCCTGGTGGAGTCCCAGGAGGAGTCTTTTTCCCAG gGGCTGGTCTCGGAGGCCTGGGAGTAGGAG CACTGGGACCTGGAGGCAAACCAGCCAAGGCAG GTGTTGGCGGGCTCGCGGGCATCGCCCCTGGGGCAG ggCTTGGGGCCTTTCCTGCAGGCGCCTTCCCGGGTGCTCTGGTGCCTGGTGGAGTGGCTGGTGCTGCTGCAGCCTATAAAGCTGCCAAGGCTG GTGCGGTGGTGCCTCAGCCCGGGGCAGGAGTGGGAGTCGGAGCCGGCGCCGTAGGGAAGCCTGGGAAAGTGCCCG GTGTGGGGCTACCAGGTGTATACCCAGGTGGAGTGCTCCCAGGCATAG GAGCTCGGTTCCCGGGTGTGGGAGTGCTCCCTGGGGTTCCCACTGGAGCAGGAGTCAAACCCAAGGTCCCAG GTGGAGGTGGAGCTTTTGCTGGAATCCCAG GAGTTGGACCCTTTGGGGTACAGCAGCCTGGAGTCCCACTGGGGTACCCCATCAAGGCACCCAAGCTGCCAG GCTATGGGCCCGGAGGAGTGGCTGGTGCAGCGGGCAAGGCTGGGTACCCGACAGGGACAG gagTTGgtccagctgcagcagcagcggcagctaAAGCAGCAAAGTTTG GTGCCGCAGGAGCCGGAGTTCTCCCGGGCGTTGGTGTTGGAGGTGCCGGCATTCCTGGGGTACCCGGTGCAATTCCTGGGATTGGAGGCATCGCAG GGGTCGgggctccagctgctgctgcaaagGCGGCTGCTAAGGCAGCCAAATATG GAGCTGCTGGAGTTGGAGTCCCTGGCGTTGGCGTCCCTGGCGTTGGCGTCCCTGGCGTTGGCGTCCCTGGTGTTGGGGTCCCTGGCGTTGGCGTCCCTGGTGTTGGGGTCCCTGGTGTTGGGGTCCCTGGCGTTGGGGTCCCTGGTGTTGGAGTCCCAGGCGTTGTTGGACCAG GGGCTGTGTCACCAGCTGCAGCTGCTAAAGCAGCCGCCAAAGCAGCCAAATTTG gCGCTAGAGCCGGAGTGGGAGTTGGAGGCATTCCCACTTTCGGGGTTCCTGGCTATGGTGTCGGTGTCGGAGCCGGTGTTCCTGGAGCTGCCATTTCCC CTGAAGCCCAGGCAGCAGCCGCCGCCAAGGCAGCCAAGTTTG GTGCTGGTGCAGCAGGAGCCCTAGGAGGGCTGGTGCCAGGTGCCGGAGTCGCAGTTCCAGGCGTGCCGGGCGTTGCAGGGGTGCCAG GAGTAGTGACCCCAGCAGCTGCCGCAGCCGCCAAGGCTGCCGCGAAAGCCGCTCAGTTTG GGTTAGCCCCCGGTGTTGGCGTGGCTCCTGGCGTGGTCCCCGGCATTGGCCTTGGCCCAGGCGGTGTTGCAG GAGTAGGGGTCCCGGCTGCAGCTAAAACTCCTGCTCAGGCTGCCGCCAAAGCCCAGTATT GGGCCGGGGCCGGGCTTCCTGCCGGTGTTCCTGGACTCGGAGTTGGTGCTGCTGTTCCCGGACTTGGAGTTGGTGTTGGTGTTCCTGGCCTTGGGGCAGGTGCAG TACCTGGACCCCTGGCCGCAGCTAAAGCAGCCAAATATG cACCAGCAGGGGTCGGGGCCCTCGGAGATGCTGGGGCTCTTGCCGGAGTAGGGGTCCCGGGCGGTCTGGCAG GAGCCGGACCTGCTGCCGCCAAAGCTGCTGCCAAAGCTGCCCAGTTTG GCCTCGGGGGAGCCGCGGGACTCGGAGTCCCGGACCTGGGAGTTGCAGGACTTGGGGCTGGTGTTGTCCCAGGGGTTGCAGGCCTGGGAG GTGTGTCTCCAGCTGCAGCTGCTAAAGCAGCCAAATATG GTGCCGCTGGCCTTGGAGGTGTCCTAGGGGTCACCAGGCCATTCCCAGGTGCAG GTGCCGGAGCCGGGGGCCTGGGAGTTGGTG GCAAACCTCCCAAGGCCTTCGGAGGGGCCCTGGGAGCCCTGGGATACCCAG GTGGAGCCTGCCTGGGGAAAGCCTGTGGCCGGAAGAGAAAGTGA
- the ELN gene encoding elastin isoform X3: MAGLTATALRPGVLLLLLSIVHPSQPGGVPGAVPGGVPGGVFFPGAGLGGLGVGALGPGGKPAKAGVGGLAGIAPGAGLGAFPAGAFPGALVPGGVAGAAAAYKAAKAGAVVPQPGAGVGVGAGAVGKPGKVPGVGLPGVYPGGVLPGIGARFPGVGVLPGVPTGAGVKPKVPGGGGAFAGIPGVGPFGVQQPGVPLGYPIKAPKLPGGYGLPYSTGKLPFGYGPGGVAGAAGKAGYPTGTGVGPAAAAAAAKAAKFGAAGAGVLPGVGVGGAGIPGVPGAIPGIGGIAGVGAPAAAAKAAAKAAKYGAAGVGVPGVGVPGVGVPGVGVPGVGVPGVGVPGVGVPGVGVPGVGVPGVGVPGVVGPGAVSPAAAAKAAAKAAKFGARAGVGVGGIPTFGVPGYGVGVGAGVPGAAISPEAQAAAAAKAAKFGAGAAGALGGLVPGAGVAVPGVPGVAGVPGVVTPAAAAAAKAAAKAAQFGLAPGVGVAPGVVPGIGLGPGGVAGVGVPAAAKTPAQAAAKAQYWAGAGLPAGVPGLGVGAAVPGLGVGVGVPGLGAGAVPGPLAAAKAAKYAPAGVGALGDAGALAGVGVPGGLAGAGPAAAKAAAKAAQFGLGGAAGLGVPDLGVAGLGAGVVPGVAGLGGVSPAAAAKAAKYGAAGLGGVLGVTRPFPGAGAGAGGLGVGGKPPKAFGGALGALGYPGGACLGKACGRKRK, from the exons ATGGCGGGTCTGACAGCTACAGCCCTGCGGCCCGGagtcctcctgctcctgctgtcCATCGTCCACCCCTCGCAGCCTGGAG gGGTCCCAGGGGCCGTTCCTGGTGGAGTCCCAGGAGGAGTCTTTTTCCCAG gGGCTGGTCTCGGAGGCCTGGGAGTAGGAG CACTGGGACCTGGAGGCAAACCAGCCAAGGCAG GTGTTGGCGGGCTCGCGGGCATCGCCCCTGGGGCAG ggCTTGGGGCCTTTCCTGCAGGCGCCTTCCCGGGTGCTCTGGTGCCTGGTGGAGTGGCTGGTGCTGCTGCAGCCTATAAAGCTGCCAAGGCTG GTGCGGTGGTGCCTCAGCCCGGGGCAGGAGTGGGAGTCGGAGCCGGCGCCGTAGGGAAGCCTGGGAAAGTGCCCG GTGTGGGGCTACCAGGTGTATACCCAGGTGGAGTGCTCCCAGGCATAG GAGCTCGGTTCCCGGGTGTGGGAGTGCTCCCTGGGGTTCCCACTGGAGCAGGAGTCAAACCCAAGGTCCCAG GTGGAGGTGGAGCTTTTGCTGGAATCCCAG GAGTTGGACCCTTTGGGGTACAGCAGCCTGGAGTCCCACTGGGGTACCCCATCAAGGCACCCAAGCTGCCAG GTGGCTATGGACTGCCTTACAGCACTGGGAAGCTGCCCTTTG GCTATGGGCCCGGAGGAGTGGCTGGTGCAGCGGGCAAGGCTGGGTACCCGACAGGGACAG gagTTGgtccagctgcagcagcagcggcagctaAAGCAGCAAAGTTTG GTGCCGCAGGAGCCGGAGTTCTCCCGGGCGTTGGTGTTGGAGGTGCCGGCATTCCTGGGGTACCCGGTGCAATTCCTGGGATTGGAGGCATCGCAG GGGTCGgggctccagctgctgctgcaaagGCGGCTGCTAAGGCAGCCAAATATG GAGCTGCTGGAGTTGGAGTCCCTGGCGTTGGCGTCCCTGGCGTTGGCGTCCCTGGCGTTGGCGTCCCTGGTGTTGGGGTCCCTGGCGTTGGCGTCCCTGGTGTTGGGGTCCCTGGTGTTGGGGTCCCTGGCGTTGGGGTCCCTGGTGTTGGAGTCCCAGGCGTTGTTGGACCAG GGGCTGTGTCACCAGCTGCAGCTGCTAAAGCAGCCGCCAAAGCAGCCAAATTTG gCGCTAGAGCCGGAGTGGGAGTTGGAGGCATTCCCACTTTCGGGGTTCCTGGCTATGGTGTCGGTGTCGGAGCCGGTGTTCCTGGAGCTGCCATTTCCC CTGAAGCCCAGGCAGCAGCCGCCGCCAAGGCAGCCAAGTTTG GTGCTGGTGCAGCAGGAGCCCTAGGAGGGCTGGTGCCAGGTGCCGGAGTCGCAGTTCCAGGCGTGCCGGGCGTTGCAGGGGTGCCAG GAGTAGTGACCCCAGCAGCTGCCGCAGCCGCCAAGGCTGCCGCGAAAGCCGCTCAGTTTG GGTTAGCCCCCGGTGTTGGCGTGGCTCCTGGCGTGGTCCCCGGCATTGGCCTTGGCCCAGGCGGTGTTGCAG GAGTAGGGGTCCCGGCTGCAGCTAAAACTCCTGCTCAGGCTGCCGCCAAAGCCCAGTATT GGGCCGGGGCCGGGCTTCCTGCCGGTGTTCCTGGACTCGGAGTTGGTGCTGCTGTTCCCGGACTTGGAGTTGGTGTTGGTGTTCCTGGCCTTGGGGCAGGTGCAG TACCTGGACCCCTGGCCGCAGCTAAAGCAGCCAAATATG cACCAGCAGGGGTCGGGGCCCTCGGAGATGCTGGGGCTCTTGCCGGAGTAGGGGTCCCGGGCGGTCTGGCAG GAGCCGGACCTGCTGCCGCCAAAGCTGCTGCCAAAGCTGCCCAGTTTG GCCTCGGGGGAGCCGCGGGACTCGGAGTCCCGGACCTGGGAGTTGCAGGACTTGGGGCTGGTGTTGTCCCAGGGGTTGCAGGCCTGGGAG GTGTGTCTCCAGCTGCAGCTGCTAAAGCAGCCAAATATG GTGCCGCTGGCCTTGGAGGTGTCCTAGGGGTCACCAGGCCATTCCCAGGTGCAG GTGCCGGAGCCGGGGGCCTGGGAGTTGGTG GCAAACCTCCCAAGGCCTTCGGAGGGGCCCTGGGAGCCCTGGGATACCCAG GTGGAGCCTGCCTGGGGAAAGCCTGTGGCCGGAAGAGAAAGTGA
- the ELN gene encoding elastin isoform X8 — MAGLTATALRPGVLLLLLSIVHPSQPGGVPGAVPGGVPGGVFFPGAGLGGLGVGALGPGGKPAKAGVGGLAGIAPGAGAVVPQPGAGVGVGAGAVGKPGKVPGVGLPGVYPGGVLPGIGARFPGVGVLPGVPTGAGVKPKVPGGGGAFAGIPGVGPFGVQQPGVPLGYPIKAPKLPGYGPGGVAGAAGKAGYPTGTGVGPAAAAAAAKAAKFGAAGAGVLPGVGVGGAGIPGVPGAIPGIGGIAGVGAPAAAAKAAAKAAKYGAAGVGVPGVGVPGVGVPGVGVPGVGVPGVGVPGVGVPGVGVPGVGVPGVGVPGVVGPGAVSPAAAAKAAAKAAKFGARAGVGVGGIPTFGVPGYGVGVGAGVPGAAISPEAQAAAAAKAAKFGAGAAGALGGLVPGAGVAVPGVPGVAGVPGVVTPAAAAAAKAAAKAAQFGLAPGVGVAPGVVPGIGLGPGGVAGVGVPAAAKTPAQAAAKAQYWAGAGLPAGVPGLGVGAAVPGLGVGVGVPGLGAGAVPGPLAAAKAAKYAPAGVGALGDAGALAGVGVPGGLAGAGPAAAKAAAKAAQFGLGGAAGLGVPDLGVAGLGAGVVPGVAGLGGVSPAAAAKAAKYGAAGLGGVLGVTRPFPGAGVAARPGFGLSPIFPGAGAGGLGVGGKPPKAFGGALGALGYPGGACLGKACGRKRK; from the exons ATGGCGGGTCTGACAGCTACAGCCCTGCGGCCCGGagtcctcctgctcctgctgtcCATCGTCCACCCCTCGCAGCCTGGAG gGGTCCCAGGGGCCGTTCCTGGTGGAGTCCCAGGAGGAGTCTTTTTCCCAG gGGCTGGTCTCGGAGGCCTGGGAGTAGGAG CACTGGGACCTGGAGGCAAACCAGCCAAGGCAG GTGTTGGCGGGCTCGCGGGCATCGCCCCTGGGGCAG GTGCGGTGGTGCCTCAGCCCGGGGCAGGAGTGGGAGTCGGAGCCGGCGCCGTAGGGAAGCCTGGGAAAGTGCCCG GTGTGGGGCTACCAGGTGTATACCCAGGTGGAGTGCTCCCAGGCATAG GAGCTCGGTTCCCGGGTGTGGGAGTGCTCCCTGGGGTTCCCACTGGAGCAGGAGTCAAACCCAAGGTCCCAG GTGGAGGTGGAGCTTTTGCTGGAATCCCAG GAGTTGGACCCTTTGGGGTACAGCAGCCTGGAGTCCCACTGGGGTACCCCATCAAGGCACCCAAGCTGCCAG GCTATGGGCCCGGAGGAGTGGCTGGTGCAGCGGGCAAGGCTGGGTACCCGACAGGGACAG gagTTGgtccagctgcagcagcagcggcagctaAAGCAGCAAAGTTTG GTGCCGCAGGAGCCGGAGTTCTCCCGGGCGTTGGTGTTGGAGGTGCCGGCATTCCTGGGGTACCCGGTGCAATTCCTGGGATTGGAGGCATCGCAG GGGTCGgggctccagctgctgctgcaaagGCGGCTGCTAAGGCAGCCAAATATG GAGCTGCTGGAGTTGGAGTCCCTGGCGTTGGCGTCCCTGGCGTTGGCGTCCCTGGCGTTGGCGTCCCTGGTGTTGGGGTCCCTGGCGTTGGCGTCCCTGGTGTTGGGGTCCCTGGTGTTGGGGTCCCTGGCGTTGGGGTCCCTGGTGTTGGAGTCCCAGGCGTTGTTGGACCAG GGGCTGTGTCACCAGCTGCAGCTGCTAAAGCAGCCGCCAAAGCAGCCAAATTTG gCGCTAGAGCCGGAGTGGGAGTTGGAGGCATTCCCACTTTCGGGGTTCCTGGCTATGGTGTCGGTGTCGGAGCCGGTGTTCCTGGAGCTGCCATTTCCC CTGAAGCCCAGGCAGCAGCCGCCGCCAAGGCAGCCAAGTTTG GTGCTGGTGCAGCAGGAGCCCTAGGAGGGCTGGTGCCAGGTGCCGGAGTCGCAGTTCCAGGCGTGCCGGGCGTTGCAGGGGTGCCAG GAGTAGTGACCCCAGCAGCTGCCGCAGCCGCCAAGGCTGCCGCGAAAGCCGCTCAGTTTG GGTTAGCCCCCGGTGTTGGCGTGGCTCCTGGCGTGGTCCCCGGCATTGGCCTTGGCCCAGGCGGTGTTGCAG GAGTAGGGGTCCCGGCTGCAGCTAAAACTCCTGCTCAGGCTGCCGCCAAAGCCCAGTATT GGGCCGGGGCCGGGCTTCCTGCCGGTGTTCCTGGACTCGGAGTTGGTGCTGCTGTTCCCGGACTTGGAGTTGGTGTTGGTGTTCCTGGCCTTGGGGCAGGTGCAG TACCTGGACCCCTGGCCGCAGCTAAAGCAGCCAAATATG cACCAGCAGGGGTCGGGGCCCTCGGAGATGCTGGGGCTCTTGCCGGAGTAGGGGTCCCGGGCGGTCTGGCAG GAGCCGGACCTGCTGCCGCCAAAGCTGCTGCCAAAGCTGCCCAGTTTG GCCTCGGGGGAGCCGCGGGACTCGGAGTCCCGGACCTGGGAGTTGCAGGACTTGGGGCTGGTGTTGTCCCAGGGGTTGCAGGCCTGGGAG GTGTGTCTCCAGCTGCAGCTGCTAAAGCAGCCAAATATG GTGCCGCTGGCCTTGGAGGTGTCCTAGGGGTCACCAGGCCATTCCCAGGTGCAG GAGTTGCAGCAAGACCTGGCTTCGGATTGTCTCCCATTTTCCCAG GTGCCGGAGCCGGGGGCCTGGGAGTTGGTG GCAAACCTCCCAAGGCCTTCGGAGGGGCCCTGGGAGCCCTGGGATACCCAG GTGGAGCCTGCCTGGGGAAAGCCTGTGGCCGGAAGAGAAAGTGA